A portion of the Adhaeribacter radiodurans genome contains these proteins:
- a CDS encoding NADH-quinone oxidoreductase subunit J family protein — translation MTGSLFYFLTFLTLIAALGVVFSRNPVYSVLFLILTFFSLSGHYILLNAQFLAAVNIIVYAGAIMVLFLFVIMFLNLNKETERHKSALVKVAGVISGGMLLVVMVAALKDAPTGSYNPDTFNSQIGMVENLGKVLFKNYLLPFELASVLFLVAMVGAVMLGKKEIGERHF, via the coding sequence ATGACTGGTAGCCTTTTTTATTTCTTAACTTTTCTAACTCTCATTGCTGCATTAGGAGTGGTATTTTCCCGGAATCCTGTTTACAGTGTATTGTTCCTGATTCTTACTTTTTTTTCTCTATCCGGGCATTATATTTTACTAAATGCACAGTTTTTAGCGGCAGTAAATATTATTGTTTATGCCGGTGCCATTATGGTTTTGTTCTTGTTTGTGATTATGTTCTTAAACCTGAACAAGGAAACAGAACGGCATAAATCTGCTTTAGTAAAAGTGGCAGGGGTAATTTCTGGGGGTATGTTATTAGTAGTGATGGTGGCCGCTTTAAAAGATGCTCCTACTGGAAGCTACAATCCGGATACTTTTAACTCCCAAATTGGCATGGTAGAAAATTTAGGTAAGGTCTTATTTAAGAATTACCTGTTACCATTTGAATTAGCATCCGTATTATTTTTGGTAGCTATGGTAGGCGCCGTAATGTTAGGAAAAAAGGAAATTGGGGAACGTCATTTTTAA
- a CDS encoding NuoI/complex I 23 kDa subunit family protein, whose protein sequence is MTIAEKMYLPAVFQGLSITMRHFFKKKATIQYPEQQRPIGKEFRGLHVLRRDEKNRERCTACGLCAVACPAEAITMVAGERKKGEEHLYREEKYAVTYEINMLRCIFCGLCEEACPKEAVFLQNNKMAPPRYERDEFIYGKDRLLEPLDAGNSKENIKYRY, encoded by the coding sequence ATGACAATAGCCGAAAAAATGTATTTGCCGGCTGTTTTCCAAGGGCTTTCTATTACCATGCGCCACTTCTTTAAAAAGAAAGCAACAATACAATATCCGGAACAACAGCGCCCTATTGGTAAAGAGTTTCGGGGTTTGCACGTTTTGCGCCGCGATGAAAAAAATCGGGAACGTTGCACTGCCTGTGGTTTATGTGCGGTTGCTTGTCCGGCCGAAGCTATTACCATGGTAGCCGGCGAACGCAAAAAAGGCGAAGAACATTTATATCGCGAAGAAAAGTATGCGGTAACCTACGAAATAAATATGTTACGTTGCATTTTCTGCGGTCTATGCGAAGAAGCATGCCCGAAGGAAGCGGTGTTTTTACAGAACAATAAAATGGCTCCTCCCCGTTACGAGCGTGACGAGTTTATTTATGGTAAAGACCGCTTACTGGAACCATTGGATGCGGGTAATTCTAAAGAAAACATTAAATATCGTTATTAG